TTCTCAGAGACTTAAATCTTTTTGCTTCATAGGTGATATGATGTAAAAGCTCAGCATCGCTAAGATAGCCGATATATTTATAGAGTGTTGATTTTGTTATGCCTACTTTTTGTGCCAAAGATTCAATGCTAATCTCTAACGGTTTTGAGACACATATTGTAATGAGTAACTTTTTTAAAGTTGCTATTTTATCGCTTTTAATATGAAAAATTTTACTTAGGTCGCTATTTAAAACTTGATTGATTGAGTCGTTTATCTTATCAATATATCTTGAACTATCTTCAAAATAGTAAGGGTAAATTCCATTATGTAAAAAATCATCGAAATGCTTTAGAATTTTTTTATTTGGTAGTTTGTCAAAGATAGTTGGTACTATATTTCCATGATTTTCTATAATCTCTTCTAATGAAAATGCAGGAAGCTCAATACTATATTTAAGTTGTAAAAATTCTCTAAAGCTTAATGGGTAAAGATGATACCTAGAGTATCTTCTAGCAAAATCAGGATTTGAAAGATGTATAGCGGATGAACCTGTAAAATAGAGTTTTATATCTAAAAAATCATAGATAGATTTTAACTCTTTCTCAAAATTTTTAGCCTCATGTATCTCATCTATACAAATCAGTTCTCCACCTCTTTTTGAAAATTCATCAACAAAATCGAAGAGTGAAACATCTTGGAAGCTTGAATGATCACAACTAATGTATAATTTTGAAGATGGATCGAGTGGTGAGTTTTGAAGCAACTGCATAAGCAAAGTAGTTTTACCTACACCTCTGCTTCCATAAATACCTGTCAGTTTTGCAGGAGAGTTATATAGATCATCAAAGATATATCTTTTATAACTTGGTAGTTTTTGGCTTGCTTTTAGCTGATAAAGTCTTTTTGCATTTAAAAGTAGATTTTCCATGGTTTTTAGTCTTTTATATTATACTTATTATATTTTTATAAGTATATTGTAATATACTTAAATTATATTTAATTTTTGCAAAATAGTCTATTTTTTACATATTAATTTAGGCTTCTCTTATGCTCTTAATCGTACTAGTTGAAATCATCAGCTTTTTACCTATTTAACAACATATTCTCCTTCCATAGTTTTAGAAAAATGCTATACTTACTTAGATTAAGACTGATACTAAACGATGAGTTTTATATAGAAATAGTTTTAAAAAAATTAAAGTAGAGTTAAAAAGGTTTGATTATGAAATATCTGATGGCTATAGATGCAGGTACAGGTAGTATAAGAAGTCTTATTTTTGATATTAATGGTAATGAGATATCTTTTGCAAATAGAGAGTGGACGCACATTAGTGAAAAAGATGTACCAAATAGTATGGGGTTTGATTTTCAAAAGAATTGGGAGCTTGCTAAAGAGTGTATTAGAGAATCCATAAAAAAGTCTAAAATAGATCCAAAAGATATTTTAGCTGTAAGTTCTACAAGTATGAGAGAGGGGATCATACTCTATGATAAAGATAAAAATGAGCTTTGGGGTGTGGCAAATGTAGATGCCAGAGCTGGAGATGAAGTAAAGTATTTAAAAGAGAATTTTCCAGGAATTGAGGAGGAATTTTACAATTTAAGCGGACAAACTTTTGCATTGGGTGCTCTTCCAAGACTTTTGTGGCTCAAAAATCATAGACCTAATATTTATGAAAAAGTTTGCTACATCTCTATGATAGGTGATTGGGTATTAAAAAAACTTTCAGGCGAAATAGCAGTAGATCCAAGTAATGGCGGAACAACGGGAATATTTAGCCTTCAAAAAAGAGCCTGGGAAACAGAGATGGCTAAAAGAGTAGGGTTGAAAGATGACATTTTCCCACCAGTGCTGGAGTGTGGAGAGGTGCTTGCTAATGTAAGCGAAGAGGCTTCTTGTGAAACTGGATTGTCAGTTCAGACAAAAGTGGTTATGGGTGGTGGAGATGTTCAGCTTGGAAGTGCTGGACTTGGTGTAGTAGAGATTGGAGACAGTGCCATTTTGGGTGGTAGTTTTTGGCAGCAGATTGTCAATATTCCAAAAGAGACAACACCACCTGAAGATATGAGCATTCGCATAAATCCGCATGTTATAGAAAACCAGTCTCAAGCAGAAGGTATAACTTTTTTTAGCGGTCTTGTAATGAGATGGTTTAGAGATGCCTTTTGTGATTTGGAAATTGAGTTGGCTAAAAAAGAGAACAAAGATGTATATGAAATTTTAGAACAAAGAGCCAAAGACATACCAGTAGGTTCAAATGGAGTAATTCCAATCTTTAGTGATGATATGAAATATGGCAAATGGTATCACGCAAGTCCAAGTTTCATCAATCTAAATATCGATCCAACTCTTTGTAACAAATATACTCTATTTAAAAGTTTAGAAGAGAATGCTGCAATTGTTTCAAATATAAACCTTAAAAAGATAGAGAAATTTACAAATATCACAAGCGAAACCATTACATTTGCAGGTGGGGCTAGCAAGGGAAAACTGTGGTCTCAAATAGTAGCAGATGTTACAGGAAAAGTTGTAAAGATTCCAAAAGTAAAAGAGGCTACAGCTTTGGGTGCTGCTATGAGTGCAGGTGTAGGAGCAGGGTTATATGAGAGTATAAAAGAGGCAGCAAAAGAGTTGGTTGTATGGGAAAAGAGTTACGAACCAAATAGTGAAAATCATAAAATCTATCAAGAGATTGCTGAAAAATGGAAAAAAGTATATAAAGCTCAGTTGAAACTAGTAGATGAAGGATTGGTAAATTCTATGTGGATGGCACCAGGGCTTGGTTGATTACAGTAAAAATAAAAAGGGGTGGGTAATACTTGCCCCTTTTTGTGCTACTTTTCTACCAACTCTTCTAAAATCTTCTCTTTGTTGGTGCAGAAGTTTCCATTTTTTTCTATAAGGAAAAAGTCATTTACACGATGCTTTCGTGTTGTGATAACTGCACTTGCAATGTCTATACCAAGTTTGTCAAAATAGTGTGCTACATATGCCATCAATCCACGTTGATTTGATGTTTTAATCTGCATAGTTGCATAACTTTTAGAGTGTTCGCAATCTATTGATATCTCTTTTCTTTTGATTTTTGGTTTTATAAGTTTTATAGACTTTTCCATATCAAATGAATCTTGGATAATCTTTTCTACCATTGGAATCTCATCACTGCTTATTGTATCGTTAAATTCAAGTACAAAATATTTTACACCATCAAAGAGTTTGAAAATCTCCATAGCTACAAGCTCCAGATGGCTTAGTTTTCCAAGCAGGAACCCTAAGTTTATTGGTACTTTTCTGTATATTTCTATTTTAAGAGTATCTGTCCCGTCTATTTTCATAGAGTAGTTGGAAATATTTTTTACCTTGACTCCTATATCTAACACCTCTTTTGGTGTATGTTTTATAAAAAATAGGTTTGATTCAATAGAGAGTATTTTCTTTTGCAGTGACTTTGGTATCTCTTTGAATTCAGGCAACTTTTTTAAAGCCTGTTCGCGACGCAATCTTTTTGCAGTTTCATCTATGATTGCAGGTTTTTCTAGAATCTGCAAAGCTGAAAAGTACAATGTTTTTAGCATTCTGTCAGTAAAGGAGTTATATACACCATCTTCAACAGATTTTACATCACAATAAGTAAGAATAAATAGCATATTTAGCAGTTTTTGACTATTTAAAGGTGCTACAAATTTGGAAACTGTAGATTCGTCATAAATATCTTCATTATGAATAGTTTTTGTCATTCTTGTGTGGTGACGAATAAGTAAAATTCCTTCTTTAATAAGCTGTTCATTGAATCCAAGTTTTTTAGCATAAATTTTAAATAGATCCGCTCCAACTTCATGATGATCTCGAATTCTTCCTTTTCCGGCATCATGCAAAAGAGCAACCAGTTTTAGCATAGCTTTTGAGTCTTTATCCAGTTTATCAAAAAGCGGTTTTAATAGATCATGATCTATTCTGTCCATTACAGAGAGTGTCCAGATAGAGTGAATGTCAACAGGGTAATGGTGATAACCGTCAAATTGTGGTAGATACATAATTCTTTTTAGAGGTGGGATAACTTCAGAAAGTTTTCCACTCTTAAAAAGTATGTCAATTATTGATGAACTATACTTGGTATAGAATATCTGTCTGATTGCACCGATTAACTGTTTTCCTTTTGTTTTTGGTATCTCTGTTTTATCAATAAGGTGGCAAAATGAAGCATCTGCTTTAACTTGGTGATTGTTAGATATTTTAATCATCAGCTTTAGGTAGTAAAGAAAAGTTTTTGGTTTTTGTTCTCTTTTTGCATATAGAGTATTTTCACAAAGAAAGATTTTTGGTTCTAGTAAAGAGTTTCGTAAAAGAGGTAAATTGTCTGAATTAAAAAGGTATGGTTTAGCTAAAACACCTATCCAGTAAGCTGTTTTTTTTCTAATAGTATCTAAAGCTTGAAAAGTACGACTCACCAGCTCTCTTTGAGCTTTTGCTGGATTTCCTTTTTCAAATCCAAGAAGATTGGCAACATTTGGTACCAGTTCTAGCCGAAGAGTATCCTCTTTTTTTCCTGCACTTAAATGCAAAGCAGCCCTGACTCTAAAGATAAACTCAAGTGCAGATCGATATTCTGTATAATCACTCTCTTCAATAATAGATCCGACAAGTTCTTTAAGGTTAAATATATTATGACGTACCGAAGCTATCCAGAATGCAAGGTTTGCATCTCTTACACCACCAATAGACTCTTTGATATTTGGTTCCATTGAGATTGGATTTTTTTTATGCCTTGTAGCAGCTTCTTGGATTTTTGCAAGAACATACTCTTTTGTATTGTCTCTTCTTATGACACCTAGTTGGCGTTGAGTCTCCATCCAGATGAAGTTTGAACCAATTATAAAGCGTGATTCAAGCAGGGCAGTTTTAATGGTAATGTCTGTTCTTGATACTTCAGGAAGTTCAGATATTTCATGTACACGATGTCCAAGTTGAAATCCGGCATCCCAAGCGATATATAGAATTTTTTCAATTATCTCTTTTATGTTGTATCCTGGAATATCTTTATAAACGATCATAAGATCTATATCGCTATGAACACAGAGTTGTTCTCGTCCATAGCTTCCAAGAGCTACTAGTGCAATAGGTACAGAGTTTCGCATAGGTTGAAAAGAATGGAACATTTTTCGAAGTACTACTTTGTAGATAATAGATAGAAATTGATCAACTTTTCTTGTATGATGTACAAGAAATGCTTTTCCCTGTGTCTCCTTAAATATCTCTTCTAAATTATCAAGATAGTTTCTTATTTCTTGTTTTAAAAGTTTAGAAATTTTAAAGTCAGGAGCTTGCTTGTCTAGAAGAGACTCAATTTCAATATTTAGATCCATTTTATCATCTAACCTTTTTCTTTTTAGATATAATACCGAAAATTTAATGATTAGGTTATTGCAAAATGAACGTAGTTGATAAAGTTCGCAGTTGTGAGCGCATCTATTTAGAAGATGCATTAAAGCTTTATGAATTGGACCTTTTTACGCTTGGTGAATTGGCTGATGAAAAACGTAAAGCATTACATGGTAAGAAAACATATTTCAATATCAATCGTCACATAAACCCTACCAATGTATGCAAAGATATCTGTAAATTTTGCGCATACAGTGCAAGTAGAAAAAATCCTAATCCATATACAATGTCTGTTGAAGAGATTGTTGACATAGCTAAACAATCGTGGGAAAATGGTGCCAAAGAGGTTCATATTGTTTCTGCTCACAATCCTGAAGCTGGGCTTGATTGGTATCTTGGAATGTTTAAAGCTATTAAAGAGGAGTTACCGGATATCCATATAAAAGCGTTGACTGCCGCTGAGGTTAACTTTTTAGCTGAGGAGTATGGATTATCAATCGATGAAATACTTGATCGTATGGTTGAAAATGGTGTTGACTCTATGCCTGGTGGTGGAGCAGAAATTTTTGATGAGAAAGTTCGCGACTATATTTGCAAAGGTAAAGTAAGCTCTAAAGGGTGGCTTGATATTCACAAAAAATGGCACAAAAGAGGTAAAAAGAGTAATGCTACTATGCTTTTTGGTCATGTAGAAAGAAGAGAACATCGAATTGATCATATGTTGCGTCTTAGAGACCTTCAAGATGAGACAGGGGGCTTTAACTGCTTTATTCCTCTAGTTTACCAAAAAGAGAATAACTTTTTAAAAGTAGAAGAGTTTCCAACAGGGCAGGAAATTCTTAAAACAATGGCAATAAGCAGGATTGTTCTTGACAATATTCCAAATCTTAAAGCATATTGGGTTACTTCAACAATCAACTTGGCTCTTATTGCACAAGAGTATGGAGCTAATGATCTTGACGGTACTATTGAACGTGAATCTATTCAAGCAGCAGCAGGAGCTAAAAGTGCATATGGAATGCCTTTAGATGATTTTGTTCATTTAATCAAAGATAGCGGTTTTATTCCTGTTGAACGTGATAGTCTCTATAATGAACTCAAGGTTTGGTAATGCAGCGTTTACATTATGACTATAAAACATTCTCTTCTGACCTTTTAAAATTAGCACAAAAGATAGATAAAAAATTTGATGCCATTATTGCCATTGCACGAGGTGGTATGACAATGGCACATATGTTAGGAGAGTATTGGGATATTCGTAAAGTGTTTGTCATAAATGCTATTGGGTATGACGATACCAAAAAGCTTGGAAAACCTCATATTTTTAATATTCCTGATTTATCAGATTGCCAAAATATTTTAATTGTTGATGATATTGCAGACAGTGGTGACACACTTTCAGCAGTTATGGAAAAATTAGAAACTAAATATCCAGAATTAACTTTTAAAACGGCTACACTATTTTTTAAACCTGATGCAAAGTTTCAACCAGACTATAAACTCAATAGAGCTGATAAATGGATCGATTTTTTCTGGAATGAAGATTTGAAACGTTATAATTCTTCTAATACAAGGTAAAAGGTTCCTTATGGTTTTAATGATCGATAATTACGATAGCTTTACCTACAATATTGTTCAGTATTGTTTGGAGCTTGGTGCTGATTTGAAAGTTATAAGAAACGATGAGATGAGTATTGATGAGATTAGGGCATTAAACCCTGAGAAAATTATTATATCACCAGGTCCAGCTACTCCAAATGAAGCAGGTGTCAGCCTTGAAGTGGTAAAAACCTTTCATAAAGATACTCCAATATTTGGTATTTGTCTTGGTCATCAAACTATTGCTCAGGCATTTGGAGGCAAAGTCGTCAGAGCAAAGAATTTAATGCATGGAAAAACATCTCAAATGAAAGTTCATATAGAGTCTCCTATATTTAAGTCTATGCCTGATACTTTTACTGCTACTCGTTATCACTCACTAGTTGTTGAAAAAGATACATTACCTGAAAATATAATTGCAACAGCTTTTAGTAATGATGACCATGAGATTATGGCATTACAGATAGATAAATATCCAGTTTTTGGAGTACAGTTTCACCCAGAGTCGATTATGAGTGAGCATGGACATTTAATGCTGGATAACTTTTTGAAACTTTAATGAGTAAATTTAGATTTTTTGTCTCTATACTACTATTTGCCCATATAATTATTCTTGTATGGGTTGCATGGGGACTTCCTATAGGTCCCAGCGAAGCAAAACTCTACTTTTCAGATCAAAATATTGTTTCTCTTCTAATGCATGAAGGAAAAGAGCTATTTCCTGATTTAGACTTTTTAAATATTCGATTTCCTTTTTTAATTATTCATATTATTAACTTAATTCTATTTTATTACCTTTCAAAAATTTTTTTAAAAGATGAAATAGCACTTTTTACTTCGTTTATGATTTTTCTTCTATTGCCAGGTATTGTAAGTTCAGCTGTATTAGCAACTAGTACAGGGATAACATTAGCAGTTTATCAGGGGTTTTTAATTCTTTTTCTTAAAAGAAGAAAAGTAGAAGCCTATATTTTAATCTCATTGTTGCTATTTATTGATAGAAGCAGTGTTATTTTATATTTTGCACTTTTTACATATGCTCTTTGGCGGCGAGAAGTTGGTGCAATTGCATTTTCATCAATACTTCTAGGAGCATCAGTAAGCATTTATGGTATTGAAATGCATGGAAAACCTGTTAATTATTTTGCTGATACAATAGGCTTGTATGCTGCTATATTTTCTCCTTTGATATTTTTATACTTTTTTTATTCAATCTATCGCATATTATTAAAAGGGGATAAAAATATAATATGGCATATTAGTTTTACAGTTTTGGTATTATCTCTAATAATTTCTCTTCGTCAACGTATACCTATTCAAGACTTTGCACCTTTTGTAATTGTTGCAATACCGTTGATGGTAAAACTCTTTTTTAACTCATTTAGAGTGCGTCTTCCTCAATTTAGAAAAAAATATTTTGCTATGGCTATAGTAGTCTTTTCTGTATTGATTATTAATACATTAGCCCTACTATTTCACAAGCCATTTTTTTTAATTTTAAAAGAGCCAGGGAGGCATTTTGCAGCACCATTTTATTATCCATACTGGTGTGCTTTAGCATTAAAAGAAGAGGGAATATATTCAATACAAGTAAAGAAAAAAGAGTTTCAATTACAACTTAGATACTATGGAATATCATCTAATAGTCAATATGAACTTAATTCTATATCTTGTCAAGATTGTAAAAAAGTTTCGATTCGATACAAAAATAGAAATTTAAAAAGCTGTTATGTTTCAAAAATAAACAATTGATGGATTTTATATTTAATATTCTTTAAATAAAGCATTTGATTTAAAAAATAGTGCTAAACTCATAAAATAAAAATCATAAGGAGTTGTGATGGCTCAAAAAGCGATACGAGAGTATGACGGCAAAGCCATTTTTGCTAAACATTGGAATGAATATTTCGATGGTTTTAACTACGATTTCAAATCAGTACTTGTAACTAGTGCAGATGAATTGCGAGAAAAAGCAAAAGAAGAGGGTTATGAGTGGTTGAACCAAGAAGCATTGGTTGTTAAGCCAGATATGCTTTTTGGTAAACGTGGTAAAAACGGTTTGGTTCTTTTCAAAGTAGAAAAGCCAGGTGATGTTAAACTTGAAGATGCTGCTAAGTGGATCGAAGAGAAGCAAAGTGGAGAAGTAGAGCTTCTTTCTGGACAAAAAGGTATGCTGACTCACTTTATTGTTGAGCCTTTCACTCCGCATACTCAAGACCAAGAGTACTACATCTCTGCTACTGTTGTTGATAATGATGATGTTCTTTATATGTCAGCAGAAGGTGGTATGGAAGTTGAAGAGGGATGGGATGAGAAAGTTAATGAAGTTCGTATTCCTATCAACATGACTGATGAAGAGATGGAAAAAGCTGTTCGTGCGAACGTTCCAGAAGGAATCCCTGCAGAAAACAAAGAACGCTTTGCAAAATTTGCAATTCAATTCTTCAAGTTCTATCGTGATTTGAACTTTGCATATCTTGAAATCAACCCAATCGTAATGATTGAAAACAATGCACATATCCTTGACTTGGTTGCTCGCCTTGACGATACAGCTGGCTTCTTAATGAGAGACAAGTGGGGAGATATTGAGTTCCCAACTCCATTTGGTATGGAAGATCAGTCTCCTGAAGAGAAAGCAATTGCAGAAGCAGATGCAAAATCTGGTGCTTCACTTAAATTGACTATTCTTAATCCTAAAGGTCGCATCTGGACAATGGTTGCAGGTGGTGGTGCATCTGTTGTTTATGCAGATACTATTGCAGACTTAGCTGGTGTTGAAGACCTTGCAAACTATGGTGAATACTCTGGTGGTCCAACAGAGAGTGAAACACAGTTCTATGCTGAGACTATTTTTGACTTAATGACTCGCTATGAAGATGAGCGTGGTAAGATCCTTATTATCGGTGGTGCTATTGCTAACTTTACCGATGTTGCTAAAACATTTACAGGTATCATTAAAGCGCTTGATAAGTATGCAGACAAACTAAAAGCACACAATACTAAGATCTATGTCCGACGTGGTGGACCAAACTATGAAAAAGGTCTTAAAGACATTAAAGACGCAGCAGAGAGACTGGGACTTTATATGGAAGTCTACGGACCTGAAACACACGTAACAGATATTGTACGTATGGCACTTGATAAGTAAGGGAGAGAGAAGATGAGCAACAGACTTTTTACAAAAGATACACAAGCAATTTTCTGGAACAACAATAAAAAAGCTATTCAGCGTATGCTGGATTATGACTATGTAATTGGACGTGAGAAACCATCAGTTGCAGCAATCGTAGCTCCAACAAGCTCAAACAAGTTTGAGAAGTTTTTCTATGGTCCAGATGAAATTATGGTACCTTTATATCGCTCAACTGCTGATGCAGTTGCTGAGCATAAAAATGCAGATGTTCTTTTGAACTTTGCATCTTTCCGTACAGCTTATGATGTAACAATGGAAGCTCTTAATATGGGTGATCAGTTCCGTGTTATCATGGTTACTGCTGAGGGTATTCCTGAAAGACTTGCTC
Above is a window of Hydrogenimonas thermophila DNA encoding:
- a CDS encoding ATP-binding protein codes for the protein MENLLLNAKRLYQLKASQKLPSYKRYIFDDLYNSPAKLTGIYGSRGVGKTTLLMQLLQNSPLDPSSKLYISCDHSSFQDVSLFDFVDEFSKRGGELICIDEIHEAKNFEKELKSIYDFLDIKLYFTGSSAIHLSNPDFARRYSRYHLYPLSFREFLQLKYSIELPAFSLEEIIENHGNIVPTIFDKLPNKKILKHFDDFLHNGIYPYYFEDSSRYIDKINDSINQVLNSDLSKIFHIKSDKIATLKKLLITICVSKPLEISIESLAQKVGITKSTLYKYIGYLSDAELLHHITYEAKRFKSLRMPDKLYLANTNLFEALCINRDKGTIRETYFVSMVKPKHSLYYVKKGDFLVDEKYVVEIGGKNKDYSQIKDISKSFLAIDDIEIGFGNKIPLWLFGFLY
- the lsrK gene encoding autoinducer-2 kinase, producing the protein MKYLMAIDAGTGSIRSLIFDINGNEISFANREWTHISEKDVPNSMGFDFQKNWELAKECIRESIKKSKIDPKDILAVSSTSMREGIILYDKDKNELWGVANVDARAGDEVKYLKENFPGIEEEFYNLSGQTFALGALPRLLWLKNHRPNIYEKVCYISMIGDWVLKKLSGEIAVDPSNGGTTGIFSLQKRAWETEMAKRVGLKDDIFPPVLECGEVLANVSEEASCETGLSVQTKVVMGGGDVQLGSAGLGVVEIGDSAILGGSFWQQIVNIPKETTPPEDMSIRINPHVIENQSQAEGITFFSGLVMRWFRDAFCDLEIELAKKENKDVYEILEQRAKDIPVGSNGVIPIFSDDMKYGKWYHASPSFINLNIDPTLCNKYTLFKSLEENAAIVSNINLKKIEKFTNITSETITFAGGASKGKLWSQIVADVTGKVVKIPKVKEATALGAAMSAGVGAGLYESIKEAAKELVVWEKSYEPNSENHKIYQEIAEKWKKVYKAQLKLVDEGLVNSMWMAPGLG
- a CDS encoding HD domain-containing protein — encoded protein: MDLNIEIESLLDKQAPDFKISKLLKQEIRNYLDNLEEIFKETQGKAFLVHHTRKVDQFLSIIYKVVLRKMFHSFQPMRNSVPIALVALGSYGREQLCVHSDIDLMIVYKDIPGYNIKEIIEKILYIAWDAGFQLGHRVHEISELPEVSRTDITIKTALLESRFIIGSNFIWMETQRQLGVIRRDNTKEYVLAKIQEAATRHKKNPISMEPNIKESIGGVRDANLAFWIASVRHNIFNLKELVGSIIEESDYTEYRSALEFIFRVRAALHLSAGKKEDTLRLELVPNVANLLGFEKGNPAKAQRELVSRTFQALDTIRKKTAYWIGVLAKPYLFNSDNLPLLRNSLLEPKIFLCENTLYAKREQKPKTFLYYLKLMIKISNNHQVKADASFCHLIDKTEIPKTKGKQLIGAIRQIFYTKYSSSIIDILFKSGKLSEVIPPLKRIMYLPQFDGYHHYPVDIHSIWTLSVMDRIDHDLLKPLFDKLDKDSKAMLKLVALLHDAGKGRIRDHHEVGADLFKIYAKKLGFNEQLIKEGILLIRHHTRMTKTIHNEDIYDESTVSKFVAPLNSQKLLNMLFILTYCDVKSVEDGVYNSFTDRMLKTLYFSALQILEKPAIIDETAKRLRREQALKKLPEFKEIPKSLQKKILSIESNLFFIKHTPKEVLDIGVKVKNISNYSMKIDGTDTLKIEIYRKVPINLGFLLGKLSHLELVAMEIFKLFDGVKYFVLEFNDTISSDEIPMVEKIIQDSFDMEKSIKLIKPKIKRKEISIDCEHSKSYATMQIKTSNQRGLMAYVAHYFDKLGIDIASAVITTRKHRVNDFFLIEKNGNFCTNKEKILEELVEK
- the mqnE gene encoding aminofutalosine synthase MqnE, producing MNVVDKVRSCERIYLEDALKLYELDLFTLGELADEKRKALHGKKTYFNINRHINPTNVCKDICKFCAYSASRKNPNPYTMSVEEIVDIAKQSWENGAKEVHIVSAHNPEAGLDWYLGMFKAIKEELPDIHIKALTAAEVNFLAEEYGLSIDEILDRMVENGVDSMPGGGAEIFDEKVRDYICKGKVSSKGWLDIHKKWHKRGKKSNATMLFGHVERREHRIDHMLRLRDLQDETGGFNCFIPLVYQKENNFLKVEEFPTGQEILKTMAISRIVLDNIPNLKAYWVTSTINLALIAQEYGANDLDGTIERESIQAAAGAKSAYGMPLDDFVHLIKDSGFIPVERDSLYNELKVW
- a CDS encoding phosphoribosyltransferase; translation: MQRLHYDYKTFSSDLLKLAQKIDKKFDAIIAIARGGMTMAHMLGEYWDIRKVFVINAIGYDDTKKLGKPHIFNIPDLSDCQNILIVDDIADSGDTLSAVMEKLETKYPELTFKTATLFFKPDAKFQPDYKLNRADKWIDFFWNEDLKRYNSSNTR
- a CDS encoding anthranilate synthase component II, coding for MVLMIDNYDSFTYNIVQYCLELGADLKVIRNDEMSIDEIRALNPEKIIISPGPATPNEAGVSLEVVKTFHKDTPIFGICLGHQTIAQAFGGKVVRAKNLMHGKTSQMKVHIESPIFKSMPDTFTATRYHSLVVEKDTLPENIIATAFSNDDHEIMALQIDKYPVFGVQFHPESIMSEHGHLMLDNFLKL
- a CDS encoding ATP citrate lyase citrate-binding domain-containing protein — encoded protein: MAQKAIREYDGKAIFAKHWNEYFDGFNYDFKSVLVTSADELREKAKEEGYEWLNQEALVVKPDMLFGKRGKNGLVLFKVEKPGDVKLEDAAKWIEEKQSGEVELLSGQKGMLTHFIVEPFTPHTQDQEYYISATVVDNDDVLYMSAEGGMEVEEGWDEKVNEVRIPINMTDEEMEKAVRANVPEGIPAENKERFAKFAIQFFKFYRDLNFAYLEINPIVMIENNAHILDLVARLDDTAGFLMRDKWGDIEFPTPFGMEDQSPEEKAIAEADAKSGASLKLTILNPKGRIWTMVAGGGASVVYADTIADLAGVEDLANYGEYSGGPTESETQFYAETIFDLMTRYEDERGKILIIGGAIANFTDVAKTFTGIIKALDKYADKLKAHNTKIYVRRGGPNYEKGLKDIKDAAERLGLYMEVYGPETHVTDIVRMALDK